In Spirosoma aureum, a single genomic region encodes these proteins:
- a CDS encoding exo-alpha-sialidase translates to MKLKEACNTLWLLCCLVTLGRSLQAQTPDKRDISLGFSIYENGYMDQPYVSVLPNGNWLCLFTTGSASESRPGQHVVATTSTDQGQTWSNPVDIEPSTGPLASWAMPYVTPYGRVYAFYDYNGDNINSLNGKPLKQVGELGWYCYKYSDDNGQTWSERYRLPVRKTPVDFNNDWKGEVQLLWGIAKPIAVGGTMYFGFTKLGKFQQDLGEGWFFKSDNIDTEKDATKLHWQMLPDGDQGLRNPAFGSVQEEQNIVSLSKGDLYCMYRTTQGFAAHAYSRDGGHNWTMPEAASYTPGGKILKNPRACPRVFKCQNGKFLFWYHNHSGKDYTGRNPVWISGGVEKDGFIYWSQPEILLYDNDPKGRGMSYPDLIEQDGKYWMTETQKVKGRVHRIDYSLLDGLWKQATTTALTRNGLVVNKTAAKSNTSIRIPTIPNLKTGGFSLDLWLTLNDLQANQIVFDSRDQQGKGIWITTTDQQTLRLFMSDGVRTEGWDTDPGSLRVGKLQHVVFIVDGAPDIITVVVDGTLCDGGTTRQYGWGRFNPQLEDVNGNRKAQLAPSLHGQVNALKLYERYLTTSEAVANFNASKPR, encoded by the coding sequence ATGAAATTGAAAGAAGCCTGTAATACGCTATGGTTATTGTGTTGTCTGGTGACTTTAGGCCGTTCATTACAGGCGCAAACGCCTGATAAGCGGGACATTTCTCTGGGGTTTTCCATTTACGAAAATGGCTATATGGATCAGCCTTACGTATCGGTTCTGCCGAATGGAAACTGGCTTTGTCTGTTTACAACTGGATCGGCCAGCGAAAGCAGGCCCGGTCAGCATGTGGTAGCGACAACCAGTACCGATCAGGGGCAAACCTGGTCGAACCCCGTTGATATCGAGCCCAGTACGGGGCCATTGGCTTCGTGGGCCATGCCGTATGTAACGCCCTATGGACGAGTTTATGCCTTCTACGATTACAATGGCGACAACATCAATTCGCTGAACGGCAAGCCCTTAAAACAAGTAGGTGAACTCGGTTGGTATTGCTATAAATACTCGGACGATAACGGGCAGACCTGGTCGGAGCGATACCGATTACCCGTTCGAAAAACGCCGGTCGATTTCAATAACGACTGGAAAGGCGAAGTGCAATTACTTTGGGGGATAGCGAAGCCAATTGCAGTAGGCGGAACTATGTATTTCGGTTTTACCAAGCTGGGTAAATTCCAGCAGGATCTGGGCGAAGGCTGGTTTTTCAAATCCGACAATATCGATACCGAGAAAGACGCCACGAAACTGCATTGGCAAATGCTGCCAGACGGGGACCAGGGCCTTCGTAATCCGGCGTTTGGCTCTGTTCAGGAAGAGCAAAATATCGTTAGCCTCAGCAAAGGCGATTTGTACTGCATGTATCGGACTACGCAGGGTTTCGCGGCTCATGCCTATAGCCGGGATGGCGGTCATAACTGGACTATGCCCGAGGCCGCTTCGTATACGCCCGGCGGAAAAATTCTGAAGAATCCCCGAGCCTGCCCCAGGGTGTTTAAATGCCAGAATGGAAAATTCCTGTTCTGGTACCATAACCATAGTGGCAAGGATTATACCGGTCGTAATCCGGTCTGGATCAGCGGAGGGGTCGAAAAGGATGGATTTATTTATTGGTCCCAACCCGAAATCCTGCTCTACGATAACGATCCCAAAGGCCGAGGCATGAGCTATCCCGATTTGATCGAACAGGACGGCAAGTACTGGATGACCGAGACCCAGAAGGTAAAAGGACGCGTCCATCGGATTGATTACAGCCTGCTGGACGGTCTATGGAAGCAGGCAACAACGACCGCACTGACGCGAAATGGCCTGGTTGTGAACAAGACAGCCGCCAAATCCAATACATCGATTCGGATACCAACGATACCCAACCTGAAAACCGGAGGCTTTAGCCTGGATTTATGGCTGACCCTCAATGACCTGCAGGCGAACCAGATTGTGTTCGACAGCAGGGATCAGCAGGGAAAAGGCATCTGGATCACTACCACCGACCAGCAAACCCTCCGTTTATTCATGTCTGACGGAGTTCGTACAGAAGGCTGGGATACAGATCCTGGCAGTTTACGGGTAGGTAAGCTTCAGCATGTTGTTTTTATAGTCGATGGGGCACCTGACATCATCACGGTAGTCGTTGATGGCACGTTGTGCGATGGAGGAACTACTCGTCAATACGGTTGGGGTCGATTCAACCCACAGCTTGAGGACGTCAATGGAAACCGGAAAGCGCAACTGGCACCCAGTCTGCACGGACAGGTCAATGCGTTGAAACTGTATGAGCGGTATCTGACCACCAGCGAAGCCGTCGCTAATTTCAACGCCAGTAAACCCCGTTAA
- a CDS encoding LamG-like jellyroll fold domain-containing protein: MSHPFKDFTLKTANFMRVLPRNVCAYLTILISVTTQFSGPLYAQDSRHISTGTIIPDETYSDQPYIVKTNDGAWLCVLTTGSGHEGATGQHIITQRSLDQGKTWIDRRDVEPGDGPEASYAVLLKGSSGRIFVFYNHNTDNIRAVKGDNPPYQDGLVKRVDSQGYFVFKYSDDNGKSWSDKRVTIPIRNFEIDRKNPYQGKIQYFWNVGRAFVDKGAAFVPVHKVGGFGVGFFTSSEGALLRSPDLLTVTDPAKATWTTLPDGDIGLRTPSNIGGPIAEEQSFSVLSDGTFYCVYRTIDGHPVYTYSRDGGHTWDSPQYLRYANGRLVKHPRAANFAWKCENGKFLYWFHNHGGHFIRDHPNRRTMAYEDRNPAWVIGGIEADSPKGKIIRWTQPEILLYDDDPLIRMSYPDLVEDKGAYYITETQKDIARVHKINENLLTKLWGQFDNRNKATDGLTVNWAYQKGSFPQTVAAPALPEFYKRDTKKLEQPGMSVPNGFTVDLAFSLKKLTPNQLLADTRDSTGKGWYVQTTDKKTIELVLNDGRTQSSWACDERLLTANQPHYVSIIVDGGPKIIAFVVDGIMNDGGDTRQFGWGRFSPYLKSVVGARQLTLGTSLDGQISQASVYNRALTISEAIGNYNAQKKLSDH; this comes from the coding sequence GTGAGCCATCCATTCAAAGACTTTACCCTAAAAACCGCGAATTTCATGCGTGTACTGCCAAGAAACGTATGTGCTTATCTAACCATTCTGATTAGTGTGACTACCCAATTTTCTGGGCCACTTTATGCTCAGGATAGTCGGCACATCTCAACCGGAACCATTATCCCCGACGAGACCTATAGCGACCAGCCGTATATCGTAAAAACAAACGATGGAGCGTGGCTGTGCGTACTAACCACTGGATCGGGTCACGAAGGGGCAACAGGTCAGCATATTATTACGCAACGAAGTCTCGATCAGGGTAAAACCTGGATCGACCGACGCGATGTCGAACCGGGCGATGGTCCCGAAGCGTCTTACGCGGTGCTGCTTAAAGGGTCATCGGGCCGGATTTTCGTGTTTTACAACCACAATACCGATAACATCCGGGCTGTAAAAGGCGACAACCCACCCTATCAGGACGGACTGGTCAAACGGGTAGATAGCCAGGGTTATTTTGTCTTCAAATACTCCGACGATAACGGCAAAAGCTGGTCAGATAAGCGGGTGACGATTCCCATTCGCAATTTCGAGATTGATCGAAAAAACCCTTATCAGGGCAAGATTCAGTATTTCTGGAATGTCGGCCGGGCTTTTGTCGACAAGGGAGCGGCTTTCGTTCCCGTTCATAAGGTCGGCGGTTTTGGCGTTGGTTTTTTCACATCGAGCGAAGGAGCCTTGCTGCGTAGCCCTGATTTATTGACCGTAACAGATCCGGCAAAGGCAACCTGGACCACCCTGCCCGATGGTGATATAGGTTTACGGACTCCTTCCAACATAGGCGGACCAATTGCCGAGGAACAGAGTTTCTCCGTCCTGAGCGACGGTACTTTCTATTGCGTTTATCGAACCATAGATGGGCACCCGGTTTACACCTATAGTCGGGATGGCGGACATACCTGGGATAGTCCGCAGTACTTGCGTTATGCCAACGGTCGTCTGGTCAAGCATCCGCGAGCGGCCAATTTTGCCTGGAAATGTGAAAACGGGAAGTTTCTGTACTGGTTTCACAATCACGGCGGGCACTTCATCCGCGACCATCCGAACCGACGAACGATGGCCTACGAAGACCGTAATCCAGCCTGGGTTATAGGTGGCATCGAAGCCGATTCACCCAAAGGAAAAATCATTCGGTGGACACAACCCGAAATTCTGCTGTATGACGACGACCCGCTGATTCGGATGAGTTATCCCGATCTGGTTGAAGACAAAGGGGCGTATTACATTACCGAAACACAGAAGGATATTGCCCGAGTCCATAAAATCAATGAGAACCTACTGACCAAACTTTGGGGCCAATTCGACAACCGGAACAAAGCAACCGACGGACTGACCGTTAACTGGGCCTATCAGAAGGGCAGCTTCCCCCAAACCGTTGCGGCTCCAGCTTTGCCCGAGTTTTACAAACGCGACACGAAAAAACTGGAGCAACCGGGCATGAGTGTTCCCAACGGATTTACCGTCGATCTGGCGTTTAGCCTGAAAAAATTAACCCCCAACCAGCTACTGGCCGACACCCGCGACAGCACTGGCAAAGGCTGGTATGTGCAGACAACGGACAAAAAAACGATTGAGCTGGTGCTGAATGATGGGCGCACACAATCATCCTGGGCCTGCGACGAACGATTGTTAACGGCGAATCAGCCTCATTATGTCAGTATCATTGTCGATGGAGGTCCTAAAATTATCGCCTTTGTGGTCGATGGCATTATGAACGATGGGGGCGATACCAGGCAGTTTGGCTGGGGTCGGTTTAGTCCCTACCTGAAATCGGTGGTGGGTGCCCGACAATTGACCCTGGGCACTTCCCTTGATGGGCAAATCTCACAGGCTTCGGTCTATAATCGGGCATTGACCATTTCAGAAGCCATCGGAAACTATAACGCACAAAAAAAGCTATCAGATCATTGA
- a CDS encoding D-lyxose/D-mannose family sugar isomerase, whose translation MQLKRSTVNASINTAKTVIAHFGMHLPPFAHWSVEHWQQVGADYNEIRDCMLGWDVTDFGSKDFFNIGRTLFTVRNGRLNLADYPKQYAEKWLIDPENQRAPAHFHRSKREDIICRAGGNVLVQLTKADAAGNPSNKTFITQVDGCSRRLGPGDIVRLRPGESLTIHPGTIHQFWGEEGTGWQVDGVGYTLSAEISSVCDDLNDNVFLVDYGVRFPEIDEDEPRICYLCHEYPMAPANLISH comes from the coding sequence ATGCAGTTAAAACGATCCACTGTTAACGCCAGCATCAACACGGCGAAAACTGTTATTGCTCATTTCGGGATGCATCTGCCGCCCTTTGCCCATTGGTCCGTTGAGCACTGGCAGCAAGTCGGAGCTGACTACAACGAAATCCGGGATTGCATGCTGGGATGGGATGTAACAGATTTTGGCAGTAAAGACTTTTTCAACATTGGCCGGACGTTGTTCACCGTTCGTAATGGCCGGTTGAACCTGGCAGATTATCCGAAACAATATGCCGAGAAATGGTTAATCGACCCGGAAAATCAGCGCGCTCCGGCTCATTTTCATCGTTCGAAACGAGAGGATATCATCTGCCGGGCGGGCGGTAATGTACTGGTTCAACTGACCAAAGCTGATGCAGCGGGTAATCCGTCCAACAAAACCTTTATAACACAGGTCGACGGGTGCTCGCGTCGGTTAGGACCGGGCGATATTGTTCGCTTGCGACCGGGTGAAAGCCTGACCATTCATCCTGGAACAATTCATCAGTTCTGGGGCGAAGAAGGAACGGGCTGGCAAGTCGACGGGGTTGGTTATACGCTCAGTGCTGAGATTTCGAGCGTTTGCGATGACCTGAACGACAACGTTTTTCTGGTCGATTACGGCGTTCGATTTCCGGAAATCGACGAAGACGAACCTCGCATTTGTTACCTCTGTCATGAGTACCCAATGGCTCCTGCTAACCTCATTAGCCACTAG
- a CDS encoding bile acid:sodium symporter family protein — protein MRFSSILLTLASLLLLSTGVLTLAGSPFPIGPLLVLALVLLAIAFRGFSSLKGFSYTIWILAAVSVAMFYPAYFFTVGDFQLKRLIVPFVQLTMFGMGAHMSFDDFKGVIKMPKGVFIGIGCHFIIMPLVGFSLSHLFDFPPEIAGGVILIGCVSSAMASNVMSYLSGANLALAVTIGACSTILSPFVTPFLMKWLGGQYVEIDIAHMMIDITNMIIIPIVAGFIFNLFYYAQATQRAKTIQLVVFAGIIGLTNVLLQLIVKQPIGHFLVGLATSFFWFYGLPLLLAIILKKRPGISRAMIENCLSFAAMLGIIINTVIITASGRDNLLQVGGLLIITCLLHNIIGLSIGYLTALLAGLPEKDRRTIAFEVGMQNGGVATGLALQMGKVATVGLASAIFGPLQNVTGSALANWFRKRPVQPAPSQSDNESGTASAWTETTDVPTGSPIN, from the coding sequence ATGCGTTTCTCCTCGATTCTGTTGACACTGGCTAGCCTGCTACTGCTGAGCACAGGTGTACTCACGCTGGCAGGTAGTCCGTTTCCAATTGGGCCGCTACTCGTGCTGGCTCTGGTTTTACTGGCCATTGCCTTTCGTGGCTTCTCTTCCCTGAAAGGGTTTTCGTATACGATCTGGATTCTGGCTGCGGTTAGTGTGGCCATGTTTTATCCGGCCTATTTCTTTACCGTCGGGGATTTTCAACTCAAGCGACTGATCGTTCCATTTGTGCAATTGACCATGTTTGGCATGGGTGCGCACATGAGTTTCGATGATTTCAAGGGGGTGATCAAAATGCCGAAGGGCGTCTTCATTGGCATCGGTTGTCATTTCATTATCATGCCGCTGGTTGGGTTTTCGCTATCCCATCTCTTTGATTTTCCGCCCGAAATTGCCGGGGGCGTAATTCTGATCGGGTGCGTGTCCAGCGCCATGGCCTCCAATGTAATGTCTTATTTGTCAGGCGCGAATCTGGCTCTGGCTGTTACTATTGGGGCTTGCTCGACCATATTGTCGCCTTTTGTTACCCCGTTTCTGATGAAATGGCTTGGCGGGCAGTATGTCGAGATCGATATTGCGCATATGATGATCGACATCACAAATATGATCATCATCCCGATCGTGGCGGGGTTCATCTTCAATCTGTTTTACTATGCTCAGGCAACGCAACGGGCTAAAACCATTCAGCTCGTTGTGTTTGCCGGAATTATTGGCCTGACCAATGTGCTGCTTCAGCTCATTGTCAAACAACCAATCGGCCATTTCCTGGTAGGACTGGCTACGTCATTTTTCTGGTTTTACGGACTGCCTCTGCTTCTGGCCATTATCCTTAAAAAGCGGCCAGGTATTAGCCGGGCAATGATCGAAAACTGTCTATCGTTTGCCGCTATGCTGGGTATTATCATAAACACGGTCATCATTACCGCTTCTGGACGAGACAATCTGTTACAGGTCGGTGGCTTGCTGATTATTACCTGCCTTTTGCATAATATAATTGGCCTGAGTATTGGTTATTTAACAGCCCTGCTCGCTGGACTACCCGAAAAAGACCGTCGAACCATTGCGTTTGAGGTGGGTATGCAGAATGGTGGGGTAGCCACGGGGCTGGCTTTGCAAATGGGAAAAGTCGCCACTGTCGGGCTGGCGTCGGCTATTTTTGGACCGTTGCAAAATGTAACGGGCTCGGCACTCGCCAACTGGTTTCGGAAAAGACCCGTGCAACCTGCGCCGTCGCAATCTGATAATGAGTCTGGCACAGCCTCTGCATGGACCGAAACGACCGATGTGCCAACAGGGTCCCCGATAAATTGA
- a CDS encoding sulfatase family protein, giving the protein MKNTITIILLLIRFGVYSFAQQRPVSKPNVIIIMADDLDSQQLSCYGGKNLNTTHIDRLAKEGLKFNQIYTSEAMCVPTRASLFTGLYPVRHGSFQNHKPVYDKLKSVGHYLADLGYRVALTGKDHSTKPKSVFPFEIIKGFEPDCVSPTDDYELADVKQYITRNDQPYCLFVMSINPHTPWTVGDTTEFDPNKLTLPKNWVDTKVTRNQFVKYLAEVRRLDNQVGDITQLLQETGQDKNTIVVFLGEQGAQFPGAKWNLWDVGQKSSMLIKWPGVVKPATQTDALVQYEDITPTLIDLAGGKPVSGLDGRSFLPVIQGKSKGSRQYAYGIHNNIPEGNPYPIRSIRDTRYKLILNLTPDQAYYNRFMMNPRQKDRNSVWFSWIDQQQADPQAKRITERIEKRPALEFYDTQSDPWELNNLAGDPTYQDRIRQYNQKLQEWMKQQGDAGAAIDSMYTKKP; this is encoded by the coding sequence ATGAAAAATACTATCACTATTATCCTGCTGCTAATCAGGTTCGGAGTCTATTCATTCGCTCAACAGCGTCCAGTGAGCAAACCAAATGTAATTATCATTATGGCCGATGATCTGGATAGTCAGCAATTGAGTTGCTACGGTGGCAAAAATCTCAACACCACCCATATCGATAGGCTAGCCAAAGAGGGTTTGAAATTCAATCAGATTTACACCTCCGAAGCCATGTGTGTACCCACGCGCGCGTCACTGTTTACGGGTTTGTATCCCGTTCGACATGGATCTTTCCAGAATCATAAACCCGTTTATGACAAGCTAAAAAGCGTAGGACACTATCTTGCCGATCTTGGGTATCGGGTCGCACTAACCGGCAAAGATCATAGTACAAAACCCAAATCGGTTTTCCCATTCGAGATTATAAAAGGCTTCGAGCCCGATTGCGTATCTCCGACCGACGACTATGAGCTGGCCGATGTGAAGCAATACATTACCCGAAACGACCAGCCGTATTGCCTCTTTGTCATGAGCATCAATCCGCACACGCCCTGGACCGTTGGCGATACGACCGAATTTGATCCGAACAAACTCACTCTTCCAAAAAACTGGGTCGATACCAAAGTAACACGGAATCAGTTCGTCAAATACCTGGCCGAAGTCCGGCGGCTAGACAATCAGGTTGGTGATATTACCCAATTATTGCAAGAAACCGGTCAGGACAAAAACACCATCGTCGTCTTTCTGGGCGAACAGGGCGCCCAGTTTCCGGGTGCCAAATGGAACCTGTGGGACGTCGGCCAGAAAAGTTCGATGCTCATTAAATGGCCCGGCGTAGTAAAACCCGCTACCCAAACGGACGCGCTCGTTCAGTACGAAGACATTACCCCAACCTTGATCGATCTGGCAGGTGGAAAGCCAGTTTCCGGACTGGACGGCAGGAGTTTCCTGCCCGTCATACAGGGAAAAAGCAAGGGCTCCCGACAGTACGCTTATGGCATTCACAACAACATACCGGAGGGTAATCCCTACCCAATCCGTAGCATTCGCGATACCCGCTATAAATTGATTCTGAATCTGACACCTGATCAGGCGTATTATAACCGCTTTATGATGAATCCCAGACAGAAAGATCGCAATTCGGTCTGGTTTTCCTGGATTGACCAGCAACAAGCCGATCCGCAGGCAAAACGAATCACCGAGCGAATTGAGAAACGTCCCGCCCTTGAATTCTACGATACGCAGAGCGATCCATGGGAACTCAATAACCTGGCGGGCGACCCAACCTATCAGGATCGTATACGTCAGTACAACCAGAAGCTTCAGGAATGGATGAAGCAGCAGGGCGATGCAGGAGCCGCGATTGATAGTATGTATACCAAAAAACCATAA
- a CDS encoding sulfatase — MIQVVPFLVCLLVALSGFAQKTKTPPNIILILADDLGWSELGCYGNRNDGPRFNETPNLDRLAANGMRFTQAYATAPVCTPTRIALMTGQHPARVGITDYLDAKDEKFLSPDYVTINEQLKKAGYHSGLIGKWHLTGDYKKKKGEPAKHGWDEVICSETGYIANGDYVHPYFFMPDVQARTEGEYLTDRLNQEAVDFINRNQKRPFFLYLSHYAVHTKLAGKPEDVAKYRQKAGVDTKQNNPELAAMLERIDDGVGKIIATLTELGLKDNTLILFTSDNGGELNVTSNAPLRGGKSELFEGGIREPLIVSWPGVIPTGAVSTQVVNTLDIYPTLLELASIKPAKDQPVDGISIVSVLKGSSAPFSRTLYWHYPLPKPHFLGGRSAGAIRIGDLKLIDYFDNGQIQLFNLAEDPGEQMDLSEKLPAQRTQLVAQLREWRRKTAVDFSATTNSPVKP; from the coding sequence ATGATACAGGTTGTTCCTTTCCTCGTTTGCCTTCTGGTGGCGTTATCTGGTTTCGCTCAAAAAACAAAAACGCCCCCCAATATCATCCTGATTCTGGCTGATGACCTGGGGTGGAGTGAGTTAGGTTGCTACGGAAATCGTAACGACGGACCACGCTTCAATGAAACCCCTAACCTGGATCGCCTGGCTGCTAATGGGATGCGTTTTACGCAGGCATATGCTACCGCGCCCGTTTGCACACCCACGCGCATTGCGCTCATGACGGGTCAGCATCCGGCACGCGTCGGCATCACCGATTATCTGGATGCCAAAGACGAAAAGTTTCTGTCGCCAGACTACGTAACTATCAATGAACAGCTTAAGAAAGCAGGCTATCATTCCGGCTTGATTGGCAAATGGCACCTCACAGGCGATTACAAGAAGAAAAAAGGTGAACCGGCTAAACACGGCTGGGATGAAGTAATCTGCTCCGAAACAGGCTATATCGCCAACGGCGATTACGTTCATCCGTACTTTTTCATGCCCGATGTTCAGGCCAGAACCGAAGGCGAGTATCTAACCGACCGGTTGAATCAGGAAGCTGTTGACTTCATCAATCGCAATCAGAAACGTCCATTTTTCCTGTACCTGTCGCATTACGCGGTCCATACTAAATTGGCTGGCAAGCCAGAAGACGTAGCGAAATACCGACAGAAGGCTGGCGTCGACACGAAACAGAATAACCCGGAGTTAGCCGCCATGCTGGAACGTATTGATGATGGCGTTGGGAAAATCATCGCTACATTGACCGAACTAGGTCTGAAGGACAATACATTGATTCTGTTTACATCCGATAATGGCGGTGAGCTGAATGTAACGTCGAACGCGCCCCTTAGGGGTGGCAAATCGGAGTTATTTGAAGGAGGCATTCGGGAGCCACTCATCGTATCCTGGCCAGGGGTAATACCCACAGGGGCCGTCTCAACGCAGGTGGTCAATACGCTGGATATCTACCCTACTTTACTGGAACTTGCTTCGATCAAACCAGCTAAAGATCAACCCGTTGACGGTATCAGCATCGTATCTGTACTGAAAGGCAGTTCGGCGCCATTTTCCAGAACGCTCTACTGGCATTATCCACTACCCAAGCCCCATTTTCTGGGTGGGCGCTCTGCGGGGGCAATTCGAATTGGTGATTTAAAACTAATTGACTACTTCGATAACGGCCAGATTCAACTCTTCAACCTTGCTGAAGATCCTGGTGAGCAAATGGATTTATCGGAAAAGCTACCGGCCCAACGGACTCAATTAGTTGCTCAATTACGGGAATGGCGCCGGAAAACGGCCGTCGATTTTTCAGCCACCACGAATTCTCCTGTCAAACCATGA